One region of Streptomyces capillispiralis genomic DNA includes:
- a CDS encoding MBL fold metallo-hydrolase, with translation MTDASTLPGRPRGGVLSGPATARAVNVLAPNPSAMTLDGTNTWILSEPDSDLAVVVDPGPLDDGHLRHVIGTAEQAGKRIALTLLTHGHPDHAEGAARFAELTGTKVRALDPALRLGDEGLAAGNVIRVGGLELRVVPTPGHTADSLCFHLPADRAVLTGDTILGRGTTVVAHPDGRLGDYLDTLRRLRSLTVDDGVHTVLPGHGPVLEDAQGAVEYYLAHRAHRLAQVETAVEDGYRTPSQVVAHVYADVDRSLWPAAELSVRAQLEYLQEHGII, from the coding sequence ATGACGGACGCAAGCACCCTTCCCGGCCGGCCGCGGGGCGGAGTCCTCTCCGGCCCGGCCACCGCGCGCGCCGTCAACGTGCTGGCCCCCAACCCCTCGGCGATGACCCTGGACGGCACCAACACCTGGATCCTGTCGGAACCGGATTCCGACCTCGCGGTCGTGGTCGATCCCGGCCCGCTGGACGACGGGCACCTGAGGCACGTCATCGGCACGGCCGAGCAGGCCGGAAAGCGGATCGCGCTCACCCTGCTGACGCACGGTCACCCCGACCACGCCGAGGGCGCCGCCCGTTTCGCCGAGCTCACCGGCACGAAGGTGCGGGCCCTGGACCCGGCGCTGCGGCTCGGGGACGAGGGGCTGGCCGCCGGGAACGTCATCAGGGTCGGCGGCCTGGAGCTGAGGGTCGTACCGACCCCGGGCCACACGGCCGACTCCCTGTGCTTCCACCTCCCGGCCGACCGGGCGGTCCTCACCGGCGACACCATCCTGGGCCGCGGTACGACCGTCGTGGCCCACCCCGACGGCCGCCTGGGCGACTACCTGGACACGCTGCGCCGGCTCAGGTCGCTCACGGTCGACGACGGCGTCCACACGGTCCTGCCCGGTCACGGGCCCGTGCTGGAGGACGCCCAGGGTGCCGTCGAGTACTACCTCGCCCACCGCGCCCACCGACTCGCCCAGGTCGAGACGGCCGTGGAGGACGGCTACCGCACCCCGTCCCAGGTCGTCGCCCACGTCTACGCCGACGTCGACCGCTCCCTGTGGCCCGCCGCCGAACTGTCGGTGCGGGCCCAGCTGGAGTACTTGCAGGAGCACGGCATCATCTGA
- a CDS encoding NUDIX hydrolase, with protein sequence MANAQADGQWYPPEWPERIRALAGGGLTPVTPKRAATVMLLKDTGDGPAVHMLRRRTSMAFAGGAYAYPGGGVDPRDDDRHVRWAGPPRAWWADRLGVGETDAQAIVCAAVRETYEEAGVLLAGPTPDTVVGDTRGEDWEADRAALVARETSFAEFLDRRGLVLRSDLLGAWTRWITPEFEPRRYDTWFFVAALPDGQRTRNASTEADRTVWITPREAAGAYDRGELLMMPPTIATLRQLTAYGTAAEALDAAPARDLTPVLATARLVEGEIVLSWPGHDEFTKHVPTGGGPA encoded by the coding sequence ATGGCGAATGCGCAGGCTGATGGGCAGTGGTACCCGCCGGAGTGGCCGGAGCGGATCCGGGCGCTCGCGGGTGGCGGCCTCACGCCGGTCACGCCGAAGCGCGCGGCCACCGTCATGCTGCTCAAGGACACCGGCGACGGTCCCGCCGTGCACATGCTGCGCCGGCGTACGTCCATGGCGTTCGCCGGCGGCGCGTACGCCTATCCCGGCGGCGGTGTCGACCCGCGGGACGACGACCGGCACGTGCGGTGGGCGGGTCCCCCGCGCGCGTGGTGGGCGGACCGGCTCGGCGTCGGCGAGACGGACGCCCAGGCGATCGTCTGCGCGGCCGTGCGGGAGACGTACGAGGAGGCCGGCGTGCTGCTGGCCGGGCCGACCCCGGACACCGTGGTCGGCGACACCAGGGGCGAGGACTGGGAGGCGGACCGTGCCGCCCTCGTCGCGCGGGAGACGTCCTTCGCGGAGTTCCTCGACCGCCGTGGACTGGTCCTGCGCTCGGACCTGCTCGGCGCCTGGACGCGCTGGATCACCCCCGAGTTCGAGCCCCGCCGCTACGACACGTGGTTCTTCGTCGCCGCGCTCCCCGACGGCCAGCGCACGCGCAACGCCTCCACGGAGGCCGACCGCACGGTGTGGATCACCCCGCGCGAGGCCGCCGGCGCGTACGACCGGGGCGAGCTGCTGATGATGCCCCCGACGATCGCAACCCTGCGCCAGCTCACGGCGTACGGCACGGCAGCGGAGGCGCTCGACGCGGCGCCCGCGCGCGACCTCACGCCGGTGCTGGCCACCGCGCGCCTGGTGGAGGGCGAGATCGTGCTCTCCTGGCCGGGGCACGACGAGTTCACCAAGCACGTCCCGACCGGTGGAGGCCCCGCATGA
- a CDS encoding RidA family protein encodes MSAVEAKLAELGLSLPEVVPPLAAYQPAVRSGRYVYTAGQLPMVDGKLALTGKVGAEVTPEEAQELARTCALNALAAVKSVAGDLDRVARVVKVVGFVASASDFTGQPAVLNGASELLGEVLGDKGVHARSAVGVAVLPLDAPVEVEIQVELTEA; translated from the coding sequence ATGAGCGCCGTCGAGGCGAAGCTGGCCGAGCTGGGCCTGAGCCTGCCGGAGGTCGTCCCGCCGCTGGCGGCGTACCAGCCGGCCGTGCGGTCGGGGCGGTACGTCTACACCGCCGGCCAGCTGCCCATGGTGGACGGCAAGCTGGCGCTGACCGGCAAGGTCGGTGCGGAGGTCACCCCGGAGGAGGCGCAGGAGCTGGCGCGCACCTGCGCGCTGAACGCCCTCGCCGCGGTGAAGTCCGTCGCCGGGGACCTGGACCGGGTGGCGCGCGTGGTGAAGGTCGTCGGCTTCGTGGCCTCCGCGTCCGACTTCACGGGCCAGCCCGCCGTCCTCAACGGCGCGAGCGAGCTGCTGGGCGAGGTCCTCGGCGACAAGGGCGTGCACGCGCGCAGCGCGGTGGGTGTCGCGGTGCTGCCGCTGGACGCACCGGTGGAGGTGGAGATCCAGGTGGAGCTCACGGAGGCGTAG
- a CDS encoding DUF4177 domain-containing protein, with product MTKWEYATVPLLVHATKQILDTWGEDGWELVQVVPGPNNPEQLVAYLKRERQG from the coding sequence ATGACCAAGTGGGAATACGCGACTGTGCCGCTGCTCGTCCACGCAACGAAGCAGATTCTGGACACCTGGGGCGAGGACGGCTGGGAGCTCGTCCAGGTCGTGCCCGGGCCGAACAACCCCGAGCAGCTGGTGGCCTACCTGAAGCGGGAGAGGCAGGGATGA
- a CDS encoding ArsA family ATPase — translation MSRLQVVSGKGGTGKTTVAAALALALATEGKRTLLVEVEGRQGIAQLFETEALPYEERKIAVAPGGGEVYALAIDPELALLDYLQMFYKLGSAGRALRKLGAIDFATTIAPGVRDVLLTGKACEAVRRKERNGRFVYDYVVMDAPPTGRITRFLNVNDEVAGLARIGPIHNQAQAVMRVLKSPETAVHLVTLLEEMPVQETADGIAELRAARLPVGRVIVNMVRPQVLDADGLELVTSVPRSSVARALSSAGLGGARRGGHAERLVDPLLAQAREYAERYALETEQRAALTDLDAPLHELPLFAEGMDLAGLYELARELRGQGVS, via the coding sequence GTGAGCAGGCTCCAGGTCGTGAGTGGCAAGGGCGGAACCGGCAAGACCACGGTGGCCGCGGCGCTCGCGCTGGCCCTGGCCACGGAGGGGAAGCGGACGCTTCTCGTCGAGGTCGAGGGCCGGCAGGGCATCGCGCAGCTCTTCGAGACGGAGGCGCTGCCGTACGAGGAGCGGAAGATCGCCGTCGCACCGGGGGGCGGCGAGGTGTACGCCCTCGCCATCGACCCCGAACTGGCGCTTCTCGACTACCTCCAGATGTTCTACAAGCTCGGCAGCGCCGGCCGGGCCCTGCGCAAGCTCGGCGCGATCGACTTCGCCACCACCATCGCCCCCGGCGTGCGGGACGTCCTGCTGACCGGCAAGGCGTGCGAGGCGGTGCGCCGCAAGGAAAGGAACGGCCGGTTCGTCTACGACTACGTCGTGATGGACGCCCCGCCGACCGGCCGCATCACCCGCTTCCTCAACGTCAACGACGAGGTCGCGGGACTCGCCAGGATCGGCCCGATACACAATCAGGCGCAGGCCGTGATGCGGGTGCTGAAGTCGCCGGAGACGGCCGTGCACCTGGTGACACTGCTGGAGGAGATGCCGGTCCAGGAGACCGCGGACGGCATCGCGGAGCTGCGCGCGGCGCGGCTGCCGGTGGGGCGGGTCATCGTGAACATGGTGCGGCCGCAGGTGCTGGACGCGGACGGCCTGGAACTCGTGACGTCGGTCCCTCGTTCCTCTGTCGCGCGGGCACTGTCCTCGGCCGGCCTGGGCGGGGCCCGGCGCGGTGGGCACGCCGAGCGGCTGGTGGACCCGCTGCTCGCGCAGGCGCGGGAGTACGCCGAGCGGTACGCGCTGGAGACGGAGCAGCGCGCCGCGCTGACGGACCTCGACGCGCCGCTGCACGAACTGCCGCTGTTCGCGGAGGGCATGGACCTGGCGGGCTTGTACGAACTGGCGAGAGAACTGCGCGGACAGGGCGTCTCATGA
- a CDS encoding ArsA family ATPase, which produces MSRRPEPAQTHDPARHHLSPTRTLDIDPLIEDPATRIVVCCGSGGVGKTTTAAALGLRAAERGRKVVVLTIDPARRLAQSMGIDSLDNTPRRVKGIDDSAGGELHAMMLDMKRTFDEIVEGHADPDRAAAILGNPFYQSLSAGFAGTQEYMAMEKLGQLRSRDEWDLIVVDTPPSRSALDFLDAPKRLGSFLDGKLIRVLLAPAKVGGRAGMKFLNVGMSMMTGALGKVLGGQLLKDVQTFVAAMDSMFGGFRTRADATYKLLQAPGTAFLVVAAPERDALREAAYFVERLAAEDMPLAGLVLNRVHGSGADRLSAERALAAAENLEDARIVDQEDGKAGLRNSPDTYGSSELPASGTPVDDVPDGGSPATTDDTGTDAGTHTTAAATDTGVGTDTDADTDATTDTETGTGTGTGTHGKEAAPDPHPSAGPSPDPDADAERSVDRLTASLLRLHAERMQLLSREQRTRDRFTALHPEVAVTEVAALPGDVHDLMGLRDIGDRLAAHRHELPETS; this is translated from the coding sequence ATGAGCCGTCGTCCGGAACCGGCGCAGACCCACGACCCGGCCCGTCACCACCTCTCCCCCACCCGCACGCTCGACATCGACCCGCTGATCGAGGACCCGGCCACCCGGATCGTGGTGTGCTGCGGCTCGGGCGGGGTCGGCAAGACGACCACCGCCGCGGCCCTGGGCCTCCGCGCGGCCGAGCGGGGCCGCAAGGTGGTGGTGCTCACCATCGACCCGGCCCGTCGGCTCGCCCAGTCCATGGGGATCGACTCGCTCGACAACACCCCGCGCCGGGTGAAGGGCATCGACGACTCCGCGGGCGGCGAACTGCACGCGATGATGCTCGACATGAAGCGCACCTTCGACGAGATCGTCGAGGGGCACGCGGACCCCGACCGGGCCGCCGCGATCCTGGGCAACCCCTTCTACCAGTCGCTTTCGGCGGGCTTCGCGGGCACGCAGGAGTACATGGCGATGGAGAAGCTGGGCCAGCTGCGGTCCCGGGACGAGTGGGACCTCATCGTGGTGGACACCCCGCCGTCCCGTTCCGCGCTGGACTTCCTGGACGCGCCGAAGCGGCTGGGGTCGTTCCTCGACGGCAAACTCATCCGCGTCCTGCTGGCGCCGGCGAAGGTCGGCGGCCGCGCGGGCATGAAGTTCCTGAACGTCGGCATGTCGATGATGACCGGCGCGCTGGGCAAGGTGCTGGGCGGTCAGCTGCTGAAGGACGTGCAGACGTTCGTGGCCGCGATGGACTCGATGTTCGGCGGGTTCCGCACGCGGGCGGACGCCACGTACAAGCTGCTCCAGGCGCCCGGGACGGCGTTCCTCGTGGTGGCGGCCCCGGAGCGGGACGCGCTGCGCGAGGCCGCGTACTTCGTGGAGCGGCTGGCGGCGGAGGACATGCCGCTGGCCGGTCTGGTCCTCAACCGGGTCCACGGCAGCGGCGCGGACCGGCTGTCGGCCGAGCGGGCGCTCGCCGCCGCGGAAAATCTTGAGGACGCCCGCATTGTGGATCAGGAGGACGGGAAAGCTGGACTTCGTAACTCTCCCGACACATACGGCAGTTCAGAACTTCCTGCTTCCGGGACACCGGTGGACGACGTTCCCGACGGAGGCTCCCCCGCCACCACGGACGACACCGGCACAGACGCAGGCACACACACCACAGCCGCAGCTACGGACACAGGCGTAGGCACAGACACAGACGCAGACACAGACGCGACTACCGACACGGAGACGGGCACAGGCACAGGCACAGGCACCCACGGCAAGGAGGCGGCACCGGACCCGCATCCCTCCGCGGGCCCGTCCCCGGACCCGGACGCCGATGCGGAACGGTCCGTCGACCGGCTCACCGCGAGCCTGCTGAGGCTGCACGCCGAGCGGATGCAGCTGCTCTCGCGCGAGCAGCGCACGCGTGACCGTTTCACCGCGCTGCACCCGGAGGTGGCGGTGACCGAGGTCGCCGCGCTGCCCGGTGACGTGCACGACCTCATGGGGCTGCGGGACATCGGCGACCGGCTCGCGGCCCACCGGCACGAGCTGCCCGAAACATCCTGA
- the wblA gene encoding transcriptional regulator WblA gives MGWVTDWSAQAACRTTDPDELFVQGAAQNRAKAVCTGCPVRTECLADALDNRVEFGVWGGMTERERRALLRRRPTVTSWRRLLETARSEYERGSGVLPLNDDEVYENFAAVG, from the coding sequence ATGGGCTGGGTTACCGACTGGAGTGCGCAGGCTGCCTGCCGCACTACCGATCCGGATGAACTGTTCGTTCAAGGAGCAGCGCAGAACAGGGCCAAGGCAGTGTGCACCGGGTGCCCGGTACGCACCGAGTGCCTGGCCGACGCGCTCGACAACCGCGTCGAGTTCGGTGTGTGGGGAGGCATGACGGAGCGGGAGCGCCGCGCACTGCTGCGCCGGCGGCCGACCGTGACCTCCTGGCGCCGGCTGCTGGAGACCGCGCGCTCGGAGTACGAGCGGGGGTCGGGGGTCTTGCCCCTCAACGACGACGAGGTGTACGAGAACTTCGCCGCGGTCGGCTGA
- a CDS encoding transglycosylase domain-containing protein, whose translation MPKKRSGGGLSSTQQAAKFLGVSVLAGAVMAGIALPAVGALGLAAKGSVESFDELPANLKTPPLSQRTTILDADGGQIATVYSRDRTVVDLKDISPYMQKAIVAIEDSRFYEHGAVDLKGVLRALNKNARSGGVSEGASTLTQQYVKNVFVEEAGDDPTKVAQATQQTIGRKIRELKYAIQVEEELGKKKILENYLNITFFGQQAYGIEAAAQRYFSKPAKDLNLQESALLAGLVQSPSRYDPVNDEAEATKRRNTVIHRMAEVGDISQEQADEAARTPLGLNVSRPENGCITAVADASFFCDYVREVFLSDPVFGKTKEDRAKIWNQGGLTIRTTLDPQAQKSVQESLTSHVDQSDSVAAASTLVEPGTGKIVAMGQSKPYGYGKDETEINYSVDSALGGSNFGFPTGSTFKPFVAAAALEEGRPPTQSYSAPYEMPYPQTVRGCERPWVNDANYKLTNENETEVGPYALKEAMAKSVNTYFVQMIEDIGMCPVVNMTDKLGVVQGNGKKIPQVPSSMTLGSTGLSPLTMASAYAAFASRGMYCTPVAIESITQKIGNREKSLEVPKSTCSRAMSEKTADTVNTLLQGVVDSGTGQEAGLSDRDNAGKTGTTDERRNAWFVGYTPNMSGAVWVGSATQKVEMKNITIGGTYHELVFGGAVPGPIWRDAMTGALSGKDSPSFNLVNIPDADRDQDRGDDGGGRGNDGDNGDGGLIGGLIGGGNGNGGGNGGGGGTEPDPSFSIPEGFIQGQGNGPGGRR comes from the coding sequence ATGCCAAAGAAGCGCTCGGGCGGTGGTCTGTCGTCAACGCAGCAGGCCGCCAAGTTCCTCGGTGTCAGTGTCCTCGCGGGGGCCGTCATGGCCGGTATCGCGCTGCCCGCCGTGGGCGCGCTGGGGCTGGCGGCCAAGGGGTCGGTCGAGAGCTTCGACGAGCTCCCGGCCAACCTGAAGACGCCGCCGCTGAGCCAGCGCACCACCATCCTCGACGCAGACGGCGGCCAGATCGCCACCGTCTACTCGCGCGACCGCACGGTGGTCGACCTCAAGGACATCTCGCCGTACATGCAGAAGGCGATCGTCGCGATCGAGGACTCCCGCTTCTACGAGCACGGCGCGGTCGACCTGAAGGGCGTCCTGCGCGCCCTCAACAAGAACGCGCGCAGCGGCGGGGTCTCCGAGGGCGCCTCCACCCTCACGCAGCAGTACGTGAAGAACGTCTTCGTCGAGGAGGCCGGCGACGACCCGACGAAGGTCGCGCAGGCCACCCAGCAGACCATCGGCCGCAAGATCCGCGAACTGAAGTACGCGATCCAGGTCGAGGAGGAGCTGGGCAAGAAGAAGATCCTCGAGAACTACCTGAACATCACCTTCTTCGGCCAGCAGGCCTACGGCATCGAGGCGGCGGCCCAGCGGTACTTCTCCAAGCCGGCCAAGGACCTCAACCTCCAGGAGTCCGCCCTCCTCGCCGGCCTCGTCCAGTCACCGAGCCGCTACGACCCGGTCAACGACGAGGCGGAGGCGACGAAGCGGCGCAACACCGTCATCCACCGGATGGCCGAGGTCGGCGACATCTCCCAGGAGCAGGCCGACGAGGCGGCGAGGACACCGCTGGGCCTGAACGTCAGCAGGCCGGAGAACGGCTGCATCACGGCGGTCGCCGACGCGAGCTTCTTCTGCGACTACGTCCGTGAGGTGTTCCTCAGCGACCCGGTCTTCGGCAAGACCAAGGAGGACCGGGCCAAGATCTGGAACCAGGGCGGCCTGACCATCCGTACGACGCTCGACCCGCAGGCGCAGAAGTCGGTGCAGGAGTCGCTGACGAGCCACGTCGACCAGTCGGACTCGGTCGCCGCGGCGAGCACCCTGGTCGAGCCCGGCACCGGCAAGATCGTCGCGATGGGCCAGTCGAAGCCGTACGGCTACGGCAAGGACGAGACGGAGATCAACTACTCGGTCGACTCCGCCCTGGGCGGCTCCAACTTCGGCTTCCCGACCGGTTCGACGTTCAAGCCGTTCGTGGCCGCCGCCGCGCTGGAGGAGGGCAGGCCGCCCACGCAGTCCTACTCCGCCCCGTACGAGATGCCCTACCCGCAGACCGTGCGCGGTTGTGAGCGCCCCTGGGTGAACGACGCGAACTACAAGCTCACGAATGAGAACGAGACCGAGGTCGGGCCGTACGCGCTCAAGGAGGCGATGGCCAAGTCGGTCAACACCTACTTCGTGCAGATGATCGAGGACATCGGCATGTGCCCCGTGGTGAACATGACCGACAAGCTCGGCGTGGTCCAGGGCAACGGGAAGAAGATCCCCCAGGTCCCCTCCTCGATGACCCTCGGTTCCACCGGTCTGTCGCCCCTCACCATGGCGAGCGCGTACGCCGCCTTCGCCTCCCGGGGCATGTACTGCACGCCGGTCGCCATCGAGTCGATCACCCAGAAGATCGGCAACCGGGAGAAGTCGCTCGAGGTGCCGAAGTCGACCTGCTCGCGCGCGATGAGCGAGAAGACCGCCGACACGGTGAACACCCTCCTCCAGGGAGTGGTCGACTCCGGTACGGGCCAGGAGGCGGGCCTCAGCGACCGTGACAACGCCGGCAAGACGGGTACGACGGACGAGCGCAGGAACGCCTGGTTCGTCGGCTACACGCCGAACATGTCGGGCGCCGTCTGGGTGGGCAGCGCCACGCAGAAGGTCGAGATGAAGAACATCACGATCGGCGGCACCTACCACGAGCTCGTCTTCGGCGGCGCGGTCCCGGGCCCCATCTGGCGCGACGCCATGACCGGTGCCCTGTCGGGCAAGGACTCCCCGTCCTTCAACCTCGTCAACATCCCCGACGCCGACCGCGATCAGGACCGCGGCGACGACGGGGGCGGCCGTGGCAACGACGGGGACAACGGCGACGGCGGTCTCATCGGCGGCCTGATCGGCGGAGGCAACGGCAACGGCGGAGGCAACGGCGGGGGCGGCGGGACCGAACCCGACCCGAGCTTCTCCATCCCGGAGGGCTTCATCCAGGGCCAGGGCAACGGCCCCGGCGGACGGCGCTGA
- a CDS encoding GatB/YqeY domain-containing protein, with product MTTLKSKLQDDLNAAIKERDELRSSTLRLTLAAITKEEVAGKEKRALSDDEVQKVITREAKKRREAADAFAQGGRPEQSEREKAEGEVLAAYLPKQLSDEELDAIVAQAVEEARAAGAEGPRAMGAVMKIVNPKVAGQAEGGRVAAAVKKLLAG from the coding sequence ATGACCACGCTCAAGTCGAAGCTGCAGGACGACCTCAACGCCGCGATCAAGGAGCGCGACGAGCTCCGCTCCTCGACGCTCCGGCTGACGCTCGCCGCGATCACCAAGGAGGAGGTCGCGGGCAAGGAGAAGCGCGCGCTCTCCGACGACGAGGTGCAGAAGGTGATCACCCGCGAGGCGAAGAAGCGCCGCGAGGCGGCGGATGCCTTCGCGCAGGGCGGCCGCCCCGAGCAGTCGGAGCGGGAGAAGGCGGAGGGCGAGGTGCTTGCCGCGTACCTGCCCAAGCAGCTGTCCGACGAGGAGCTGGACGCGATCGTGGCCCAGGCGGTGGAGGAGGCCAGGGCGGCCGGTGCCGAGGGCCCGCGCGCCATGGGTGCCGTGATGAAGATCGTGAACCCGAAGGTGGCCGGGCAGGCCGAGGGCGGCCGGGTCGCCGCGGCGGTGAAGAAGCTGCTCGCGGGCTGA
- a CDS encoding metallophosphoesterase, which translates to MRARYGIPLGITAAGAAGLLYAAGFEARSFRLRRVTIPVLPSGMRPLRVLQVSDIHLVSGQRKKQRWLRSLAGLRPDFVINTGDNLSDPEGVPEVLDALGPLMEFPGAYVFGSNDYYGPKLRNPARYLIEKAQGRHGLNGNAPAAGAIHNPWEDLRDGFDAAGWLNLTNTRGTLKIEGTSIELTGLDDPHIKRDRYDEVSGGPSDTADFSLGVVHAPYLRVLDSFTADGYPLILAGHTHGGQLCIPFYGALVTNCDLDTDRVKGLSTHTSGGHTSYLHVSAGCGTNRYTPVRFACPPEATLMTLVGRD; encoded by the coding sequence ATGCGCGCGCGATACGGAATCCCCCTGGGAATCACGGCGGCCGGAGCCGCCGGGCTGCTGTACGCGGCGGGCTTCGAGGCCCGCTCCTTCCGCCTGCGGCGGGTGACCATCCCCGTCCTGCCCTCCGGAATGCGCCCCCTGCGCGTGCTGCAGGTCTCCGACATCCACCTGGTGAGCGGCCAGCGCAAGAAGCAGCGCTGGCTGCGCTCCCTGGCGGGCCTGCGCCCCGACTTCGTGATCAACACGGGCGACAACCTGTCCGACCCCGAGGGCGTGCCCGAGGTCCTGGACGCCCTCGGCCCCCTGATGGAGTTCCCGGGCGCGTACGTCTTCGGCTCCAACGACTACTACGGCCCCAAGCTGCGCAACCCCGCCCGCTACCTGATCGAGAAGGCGCAGGGCAGGCACGGCCTCAACGGCAACGCCCCGGCGGCCGGCGCGATCCACAACCCGTGGGAGGACCTGCGGGACGGTTTCGACGCGGCGGGCTGGCTGAACCTGACGAACACCAGGGGCACCCTGAAGATCGAGGGCACGTCCATCGAGCTGACCGGCCTGGACGACCCGCACATCAAGCGTGACCGGTACGACGAGGTGTCGGGCGGCCCGTCGGACACGGCGGACTTCTCGCTGGGCGTCGTCCACGCCCCCTACCTGCGCGTACTCGACTCCTTCACGGCCGACGGCTACCCCCTGATCCTGGCCGGCCACACCCACGGCGGACAGCTCTGCATCCCCTTCTACGGCGCCCTGGTCACCAACTGCGACCTGGACACCGACCGCGTGAAGGGCCTGTCCACGCACACGTCGGGGGGCCACACCTCCTACCTCCACGTCTCGGCCGGCTGCGGCACCAACCGCTACACCCCGGTCCGCTTCGCCTGCCCCCCGGAGGCGACACTGATGACCCTGGTGGGACGGGACTGA
- a CDS encoding Pr6Pr family membrane protein translates to MTAPIPRDIPDLPALPGTTPTLLPSSAPARAVVPPVRRPLTAVYRLALALVATCAVLVEVLLGSPARVLSHFAVQSTVLLALVMLASARRAWSARHPLPGTVTGATLLYVVMAALVHHALPHFSTTGAGDPSWPVTLADHTLHTVLPIAAVLDWLVLSPPARTHLRQAATWLLYPLAYLAFTLTRGELLPDSPARYLYPFLDVAQHGYRHVLANALLLGLAFYALATLVVALDHTRPNPVRRPSKTGFRV, encoded by the coding sequence ATGACCGCCCCGATACCCAGGGACATCCCGGACCTCCCCGCCCTTCCGGGTACGACGCCCACGCTGCTGCCCTCCTCCGCCCCGGCCCGGGCCGTCGTACCGCCGGTGCGCCGCCCGCTGACCGCGGTGTACCGCCTGGCCCTGGCGCTGGTGGCGACGTGCGCGGTGCTGGTCGAAGTCCTCCTCGGCAGCCCGGCCCGCGTGCTGAGCCACTTCGCCGTCCAGAGCACGGTCCTGCTGGCCCTGGTCATGCTCGCGTCGGCCCGCCGCGCCTGGAGCGCCCGCCACCCCCTCCCGGGCACCGTCACAGGGGCGACCCTGCTGTACGTCGTCATGGCGGCCCTGGTCCACCACGCGCTCCCCCACTTCTCGACGACGGGCGCCGGCGACCCCTCATGGCCGGTGACCCTCGCCGACCACACCCTGCACACCGTGCTCCCCATCGCCGCGGTACTGGACTGGCTCGTCCTCTCCCCGCCGGCCCGCACCCACCTCCGTCAGGCGGCCACCTGGCTGCTGTACCCCCTGGCCTACCTGGCCTTCACCCTGACCCGGGGCGAACTGCTCCCCGACTCCCCGGCCCGCTACCTCTACCCCTTCCTCGACGTCGCCCAGCACGGCTACCGGCACGTCCTCGCCAACGCCCTCCTCCTGGGCCTCGCCTTCTACGCCCTGGCCACCCTCGTCGTGGCGCTGGACCACACCCGCCCGAACCCGGTCCGCCGCCCCTCCAAAACCGGATTTCGTGTCTAG